Within Petrotoga sp. 9PW.55.5.1, the genomic segment CTCGGGGATATATCTAATAACGCTATTAGCAGCTTCGAACAAATAATATCTAAGATAGCAGTTACCTGTTTTAGTTAATCTAGTAATCTTGGAAGTATAATTTCCAGATTGGTTTTGTCTCCAAGTCAAACCAGCGAACTTAGCCAAAGAATTGTTGGAATCGAAAAAAGTAACAGAACCTATCTCAGCTATAATG encodes:
- a CDS encoding transposase; protein product: IIAEIGSVTFFDSNNSLAKFAGLTWRQNQSGNYTSKITRLTKTGNCYLRYYLFEAANSVIRYIPEYKEYYWKKFKEPANYPHKRALVFTTRKLVRLIFGLLAKNRIYVN